A genome region from Pseudomonas pergaminensis includes the following:
- a CDS encoding 16S rRNA (uracil(1498)-N(3))-methyltransferase, protein MRLSRFFTDTPLSLGDHELPEAQAHYISRVLRMGEGDAVQLFDGSGQEFLGSLLEVGKKRVTVQLTESFAGQAESPLHIHLGQGLSRGERMDWAIQKATELGVNAITPIFSERCEVRLKDERADKRLLHWRQVAISACEQCGRSTVPVIHPPLLLADWLKQTEADLKLVLHPVAEPMVSHAKPSSLAFLIGPEGGLTDNEVDSAQAAGYHAARLGPRVLRTETAPVVALAVAQQLWGDF, encoded by the coding sequence ATGAGACTGTCCCGCTTTTTTACCGATACCCCGCTCAGCCTCGGCGACCATGAGCTACCCGAAGCCCAGGCGCACTACATCAGTCGCGTGCTGCGCATGGGCGAAGGCGATGCCGTGCAATTGTTCGATGGCTCGGGCCAGGAGTTCCTGGGCAGCCTGCTGGAAGTCGGTAAAAAGCGCGTCACCGTGCAACTCACCGAAAGCTTTGCGGGCCAGGCCGAATCGCCGCTGCACATCCACCTCGGCCAGGGCCTGTCCCGTGGCGAACGTATGGATTGGGCGATACAGAAGGCGACCGAACTGGGCGTCAATGCGATCACGCCGATTTTCAGCGAGCGCTGCGAAGTGCGCCTCAAGGATGAACGCGCCGACAAACGCCTGCTGCACTGGCGCCAAGTGGCGATCAGCGCCTGCGAACAATGCGGGCGCTCCACGGTGCCGGTGATTCACCCACCGCTCTTGCTGGCGGACTGGTTGAAGCAGACCGAGGCGGATTTGAAACTGGTGCTGCACCCGGTGGCCGAGCCAATGGTCAGTCACGCCAAGCCTTCCAGCCTAGCCTTTCTGATCGGCCCTGAAGGTGGGCTGACCGATAATGAAGTCGACAGCGCCCAAGCCGCCGGCTACCACGCCGCCCGCCTCGGCCCGCGCGTGCTGCGTACCGAGACGGCACCGGTGGTGGCGTTGGCAGTCGCCCAACAGTTGTGGGGCGACTTCTAG
- a CDS encoding transporter substrate-binding domain-containing protein, protein MKRILLAGCTLGLLFGAQVQANEAPLGGTLEKIGNAKSITLGYRDASVPFSYVGDHSGKPMGYSVDLANKIVERIQQKTGVAKLNVKYNLVTSQTRIPLVQNGTVDLECGSTGVTAERQKQVAFSYGFIYVKGQLLTAKDSGIKGFPDLAGKNVVTTAGTTNERFLKSYNAEHKTNMFVISAKDHGEAFKMLETGRAVAFYMDDALLYGERAKAKDPHNWVVVGEEQSREIYSCMVRKDDPQFLAVVNETLADLYRSGEINGIYQRWFEQPIPPKGLNLEFPMTSELKAIIAKPVSDPVE, encoded by the coding sequence ATGAAAAGAATCCTGTTGGCCGGCTGCACCCTGGGGCTTTTATTCGGCGCACAGGTCCAGGCGAATGAAGCGCCCTTGGGCGGCACGCTGGAAAAGATCGGCAACGCCAAGTCCATCACCCTGGGCTATCGCGATGCGTCGGTGCCGTTTTCTTATGTGGGCGATCACAGCGGCAAACCCATGGGCTACTCGGTAGACCTGGCGAACAAGATCGTCGAACGTATCCAACAGAAAACCGGGGTGGCGAAGCTCAATGTGAAGTACAACCTGGTGACGTCGCAGACCCGTATCCCCTTGGTGCAAAATGGCACCGTCGACCTGGAATGCGGCTCCACCGGCGTGACCGCCGAGCGGCAGAAGCAGGTGGCGTTTTCCTACGGGTTTATCTACGTGAAGGGGCAACTGCTCACGGCCAAGGACAGCGGTATCAAAGGCTTTCCCGACCTGGCAGGCAAGAACGTGGTGACCACCGCGGGCACCACCAACGAGCGCTTTCTCAAGAGTTACAACGCCGAGCACAAAACCAACATGTTCGTGATCAGCGCCAAGGACCACGGTGAAGCGTTCAAGATGCTCGAAACAGGCCGCGCTGTGGCGTTCTACATGGACGACGCGTTGCTCTACGGCGAGCGCGCCAAGGCCAAGGACCCACACAACTGGGTCGTGGTGGGCGAGGAGCAATCGCGCGAAATCTACAGTTGCATGGTGCGCAAGGACGACCCGCAGTTTCTGGCGGTGGTCAACGAAACACTCGCCGACCTGTACCGCAGTGGCGAGATCAACGGGATTTACCAACGCTGGTTTGAACAGCCGATTCCGCCCAAGGGGCTGAACCTGGAGTTTCCGATGACCAGCGAGCTAAAGGCGATCATTGCCAAGCCGGTCAGTGACCCGGTGGAGTAA
- a CDS encoding RidA family protein: MTINRINSNERLSGAVTFKDLVFLSGQVPGDGQDVASQTQEVLDRIDALLAQAGSDKDHLLNATIYLKDIGTGFAPMNAVWSAWLSPGMAPTRTTLQAELARPSVLVEISVIAVRK; the protein is encoded by the coding sequence ATGACCATCAACCGAATCAACAGCAACGAACGTCTCTCGGGTGCCGTGACCTTCAAGGACCTGGTATTTCTCTCCGGCCAGGTGCCCGGTGACGGGCAGGATGTGGCGAGCCAGACCCAGGAGGTGCTGGACCGAATCGACGCGCTGCTGGCCCAGGCGGGCAGTGACAAGGACCACCTGCTCAACGCCACCATTTACCTGAAGGACATCGGCACCGGTTTCGCACCGATGAATGCGGTGTGGTCCGCGTGGCTGTCGCCGGGCATGGCGCCCACGCGCACCACCCTGCAAGCGGAGCTGGCACGACCGAGCGTGCTGGTGGAAATCAGCGTGATCGCTGTACGTAAATAA
- a CDS encoding D-amino acid dehydrogenase codes for MVCIIGGGVIGLASAYALVRAGHEVTVIEARETLGSETSFANGGQLSYRYVAPLADAGVPLQAIGWLLRGDSPLKLRPRLDPQQWRWMAAFLGACRGSVNKRNAAHLLRLASLSQDTLQQWRDDDHLDGFDWRRNGKLVTFRNPRSFEQARSKVTDILQQQVLSAADCARLEPALAGGGFVGGIYTPNEEVADCHAFCQRLAARLQASGRCTFLLGRKVTRIRHAEGAVQAIEIGDEVMPVEHLVLAAGYRSAELGVPLPLYPLKGYSLSVPIGAQHQAPNVSITDYDRKIVYARIGEQLRVAAMVDIVGFDASLEPKRLALIKRQALETFPLAGDYAHAVEWAGMRPATPTGVPLIGASVYRNLWLNLGHGALGFTLACGSAQVLAELIGQHVPSIDMQGLSPRAA; via the coding sequence ATGGTGTGCATCATTGGCGGTGGGGTGATTGGTCTGGCCAGCGCTTACGCGTTGGTGCGTGCAGGTCACGAGGTAACGGTGATCGAGGCGCGCGAGACCCTGGGCAGCGAAACCAGTTTCGCCAACGGCGGGCAATTGTCCTATCGCTACGTGGCACCGTTGGCCGATGCTGGCGTGCCGCTGCAAGCCATTGGCTGGTTACTGCGCGGTGACTCGCCGCTCAAGCTGCGCCCACGCCTCGACCCCCAGCAATGGCGCTGGATGGCGGCGTTCCTGGGCGCCTGCCGTGGCTCGGTGAACAAACGCAATGCCGCGCACCTGCTGCGCCTGGCCTCCCTGAGCCAGGACACCTTGCAGCAATGGCGCGACGACGACCACCTGGACGGCTTCGACTGGCGACGCAACGGCAAGCTGGTGACCTTTCGCAACCCCAGGTCCTTTGAACAGGCGCGCAGCAAGGTCACTGATATCCTGCAACAGCAGGTGCTGTCTGCCGCCGATTGCGCGCGCCTGGAGCCAGCGCTGGCGGGCGGTGGATTTGTCGGCGGGATCTATACGCCCAATGAAGAGGTCGCCGATTGTCATGCCTTCTGCCAGCGATTAGCGGCGCGGCTGCAAGCGTCGGGGCGTTGCACCTTTTTGTTGGGGCGCAAAGTCACCAGGATTCGCCATGCCGAGGGCGCGGTACAGGCTATCGAGATAGGGGATGAAGTAATGCCGGTCGAACACCTGGTGCTGGCGGCCGGGTATCGCAGCGCCGAGTTGGGCGTGCCGTTGCCGCTGTACCCGCTCAAGGGCTACAGCCTCAGCGTGCCGATTGGCGCGCAACACCAGGCGCCGAACGTGAGCATCACCGACTATGACCGCAAGATCGTCTACGCGCGTATCGGTGAACAACTGCGGGTCGCGGCCATGGTGGACATCGTCGGCTTTGACGCCAGCCTCGAACCCAAGCGCCTGGCGCTGATAAAACGCCAAGCCCTGGAGACGTTTCCGCTGGCCGGCGATTATGCCCACGCAGTGGAGTGGGCCGGTATGCGCCCGGCCACCCCGACCGGTGTGCCGCTGATTGGCGCGAGCGTCTACCGCAACCTGTGGCTGAACCTGGGCCATGGTGCACTGGGTTTCACCCTGGCCTGTGGCAGCGCCCAAGTGCTGGCCGAACTGATCGGCCAACACGTTCCTTCCATTGATATGCAGGGCCTATCGCCCCGCGCCGCCTGA
- a CDS encoding LysR family transcriptional regulator, whose protein sequence is MRLRHIEIFQAIRQTGSVSAAAQLLHVSQPAVTKVLQHAELQLGFPLFLRVRGKLQPTPEALALESEVEKVTESLQGVRRLAKSLRRAPGQSVRIGAIPALALSLLPPAILEWKHAYPDIACELSSDHSRELVQKLLMREIDLALTLNFSGHPGLTTQVLANGVLVALASSGYWSEAELSSPLALADLAGAPLIGLSSADPLAAKLDSYLENVDPPPRVTISVQTYSLARAMVESGAGLTVIDPFTALGASTATTCIRTLTPPLPITLYALTRADEPPPHMLANLLEIFGQRAHDLLQRL, encoded by the coding sequence ATGCGCTTGCGTCATATCGAAATCTTCCAGGCTATACGCCAGACCGGCTCCGTCAGCGCCGCCGCGCAATTGCTGCACGTATCGCAGCCCGCCGTCACCAAGGTGTTGCAGCACGCCGAATTGCAGCTGGGCTTCCCCCTGTTTCTGCGCGTGCGCGGCAAGTTGCAGCCCACGCCAGAAGCCCTGGCGCTGGAAAGCGAAGTCGAGAAAGTCACCGAAAGCCTGCAAGGCGTGCGCCGCCTGGCCAAGAGCCTGCGCCGTGCACCGGGCCAGAGTGTGCGCATCGGCGCGATCCCGGCGCTGGCCCTGTCGCTGCTGCCGCCGGCGATTCTGGAGTGGAAGCACGCCTACCCGGACATAGCTTGCGAACTGTCCAGCGATCATAGCCGCGAGCTGGTGCAGAAGCTGCTGATGCGTGAGATTGACTTGGCGCTGACGCTGAACTTCTCCGGCCATCCGGGGCTGACCACGCAGGTGCTGGCCAACGGTGTGTTGGTGGCATTGGCGTCCAGCGGCTATTGGTCTGAAGCCGAACTGAGCAGCCCCTTGGCCTTGGCTGACCTGGCGGGAGCGCCGCTGATTGGCCTTTCCAGCGCGGACCCACTGGCAGCGAAACTCGACAGCTACCTGGAAAATGTCGACCCACCGCCGCGCGTAACGATCTCGGTGCAGACCTACTCGCTGGCCCGCGCGATGGTCGAATCCGGCGCCGGCCTGACGGTCATCGATCCCTTCACCGCCCTCGGTGCATCGACCGCGACTACCTGCATTCGCACGCTGACCCCGCCGCTGCCGATCACCCTGTACGCCCTGACCCGCGCCGACGAACCACCGCCTCATATGTTGGCCAACCTGCTGGAGATCTTCGGCCAGCGCGCCCATGACCTGCTGCAACGCCTATAA
- the trhA gene encoding PAQR family membrane homeostasis protein TrhA, which produces MYHGERFNAWSHLLGAIAACIGAVWMLVVASLDGSPWKIVSVAIYGFTLMVLYSASTVYHSVQGRRKEIMQKVDHFSIYLLIAGSYTPFCLVTLRGPWGWTLFGIVWGLAVIGILQEIKPRSEARILSIVIYAVMGWIVLVAVKPLMAALGMAGFIWLASGGVLYTVGIIFFALEHRLRHSHGIWHLFVIGGSLLHFVAIMHYVL; this is translated from the coding sequence ATGTACCACGGGGAACGCTTCAACGCCTGGAGCCATTTGCTCGGTGCAATCGCGGCGTGTATTGGCGCCGTGTGGATGTTGGTGGTGGCGAGCCTGGACGGCAGCCCCTGGAAGATCGTCAGCGTGGCGATCTATGGTTTTACCTTGATGGTGCTGTACAGCGCGTCCACCGTGTACCACAGCGTGCAGGGGCGCCGAAAAGAGATCATGCAGAAGGTCGATCACTTTTCGATCTACCTGTTGATTGCCGGCAGCTACACGCCGTTTTGCCTGGTGACGCTGCGCGGGCCATGGGGCTGGACGCTGTTCGGGATTGTATGGGGGCTGGCGGTGATCGGCATCCTGCAGGAGATCAAGCCGCGCTCCGAGGCGCGCATCCTGTCGATCGTGATCTACGCGGTGATGGGTTGGATTGTGCTGGTGGCGGTCAAGCCGTTGATGGCGGCACTGGGTATGGCAGGGTTTATCTGGTTGGCTTCAGGCGGGGTGTTGTACACCGTCGGCATTATCTTCTTTGCCCTGGAACACCGCCTGCGCCATTCCCATGGCATCTGGCACCTGTTTGTGATCGGCGGCAGCCTGCTGCACTTTGTGGCGATCATGCATTACGTGCTGTAG
- a CDS encoding LysR family transcriptional regulator — MLIDEEFTLKKLEIFLAFMRTGNLARAAAELQTSNVSVHRAIHSLENALRCPLFKHEGRNLTPLESAYVLEERAQKLVADVVDSVRLTREAAGFSAERFKLGSLYSLTVKTVPQLIMGLKIRRSELNIDLILGSNFDLLYKLKNMEVDAILISLDEHANDPDCEQIALFSDDIFLATPADSPFDREREIDLADVRDATFITLTQGFATHQDGNRVFKQAGFEPKVAMQVNDIFTLLSMVSSGVGYALLPGRIAAVYENRVKLIPLQPRYRLQQHIGVVFLKAKERDPNLLALLAECRMYANRQA; from the coding sequence ATGCTGATCGACGAAGAATTCACCCTCAAGAAACTGGAAATCTTCCTGGCGTTCATGCGCACCGGCAACCTGGCCCGCGCCGCCGCCGAGCTGCAAACCAGTAACGTCAGCGTGCACCGCGCCATCCACTCGCTGGAAAACGCCCTGCGCTGCCCGCTGTTCAAACACGAAGGGCGCAACCTCACGCCGCTGGAAAGCGCCTACGTATTGGAAGAGCGCGCGCAAAAACTGGTTGCCGATGTGGTCGACAGCGTGCGCCTCACCCGCGAAGCCGCCGGTTTTTCCGCCGAGCGCTTCAAGCTCGGCTCGCTGTATTCGCTGACGGTGAAAACCGTGCCGCAATTGATCATGGGCCTGAAGATCCGCCGCAGCGAACTCAACATCGACCTGATCCTGGGCTCCAACTTCGACCTGCTCTACAAGCTCAAGAACATGGAAGTGGACGCGATCCTCATCTCCCTGGACGAACACGCCAACGACCCCGACTGCGAACAGATTGCGCTGTTTTCCGATGATATTTTCCTCGCCACCCCCGCCGATTCCCCCTTCGACCGCGAGCGCGAGATCGACCTTGCCGACGTGCGCGACGCGACCTTCATCACCCTCACCCAAGGCTTCGCCACGCACCAGGATGGCAATCGCGTATTCAAGCAGGCGGGGTTCGAGCCGAAGGTGGCGATGCAGGTCAATGACATCTTCACGCTGCTGAGCATGGTCAGCTCGGGCGTGGGTTATGCACTGCTGCCAGGTAGGATTGCGGCGGTGTATGAAAACCGCGTGAAGCTGATACCGCTGCAACCCAGGTATCGGTTGCAGCAGCATATTGGTGTGGTGTTCCTGAAGGCCAAGGAAAGGGACCCGAACTTGCTGGCGTTATTGGCGGAGTGTCGGATGTATGCCAATCGCCAAGCCTGA
- the madM gene encoding malonate transporter subunit MadM, with protein MWDLIEKGLEHNGLITAFAFVGVVMWISVVLSKRLTFGRIHGSAIAIVIGLVLAWVGGTITGGQKGLADLALFSGIGLMGGAMLRDFAIVATAFEVQATEARKAGMIGVIALLLGTILPFIVGASMAWAFGYRDAISMTTIGAGAVTYIVGPVTGAAIGATSDVMALSIATGLIKAILVMVGTPVAARWMGLDNPRSAMVFGGLAGTVSGVTAGLAATDRRLVPYGALTATFHTGLGCLLGPSLLYFIVRGLVG; from the coding sequence ATGTGGGATCTCATTGAAAAAGGTTTGGAACACAACGGCCTGATTACCGCGTTTGCCTTCGTTGGCGTGGTCATGTGGATTTCGGTGGTGCTGTCCAAGCGCCTGACCTTCGGGCGTATTCATGGCTCGGCGATTGCCATTGTCATCGGCCTGGTCCTGGCCTGGGTCGGCGGCACGATCACCGGCGGCCAGAAAGGCCTGGCGGACCTGGCGCTGTTCTCCGGGATCGGCCTGATGGGCGGCGCGATGCTGCGGGATTTCGCCATCGTCGCCACCGCGTTCGAAGTGCAAGCCACCGAGGCGCGCAAGGCCGGGATGATTGGTGTGATTGCACTGCTGCTCGGCACGATCCTGCCGTTTATCGTCGGTGCAAGCATGGCCTGGGCCTTTGGTTATCGCGATGCGATCAGCATGACCACCATTGGCGCGGGTGCCGTGACCTATATCGTCGGCCCGGTGACCGGTGCGGCGATTGGCGCGACCTCGGATGTGATGGCGCTGTCGATTGCCACCGGGTTGATCAAGGCGATTCTGGTGATGGTTGGCACGCCGGTCGCAGCGCGCTGGATGGGCTTGGATAACCCGCGTTCGGCAATGGTGTTTGGTGGGTTGGCCGGCACGGTGAGCGGTGTGACGGCGGGCTTGGCGGCGACGGATCGGCGGCTGGTGCCGTATGGCGCGTTGACGGCGACGTTCCACACCGGGCTGGGTTGCCTGCTCGGGCCTTCGTTGCTCTATTTCATCGTGCGCGGGTTGGTTGGGTAA
- the madL gene encoding malonate transporter subunit MadL has translation MIIYGVALLAICTLAGVIMGDMLGVLLGVKSNVGGVGIAMILLICARLWMQKRGGMTKDCEMGVGFWGAMYIPVVVAMAAQQNVVTALHGGPVAVLAAIGSVVVCGCTIALISRTHKGEPLPDEEPLIAPAGGR, from the coding sequence ATGATTATCTACGGTGTGGCATTGCTGGCGATCTGCACGCTCGCGGGCGTGATCATGGGCGACATGCTTGGCGTGTTGCTGGGCGTCAAATCCAACGTGGGCGGGGTGGGCATCGCGATGATCCTGCTGATCTGCGCCCGCCTGTGGATGCAAAAGCGCGGCGGCATGACCAAGGATTGCGAAATGGGCGTCGGCTTCTGGGGCGCCATGTACATCCCCGTGGTAGTGGCGATGGCCGCGCAACAAAACGTCGTGACCGCCCTGCACGGCGGCCCGGTGGCGGTGCTCGCCGCGATCGGGTCGGTGGTGGTATGTGGTTGCACCATCGCCCTGATCAGCCGCACGCACAAGGGTGAACCGCTGCCCGATGAAGAGCCGCTGATCGCACCGGCAGGAGGTCGCTGA
- the mdcH gene encoding malonate decarboxylase subunit epsilon, with product MSSLLVFPGQGAQRPGMLQALPADVLEHASEALGEDVRALDSAHALASTRAVQLCLLIAGVAYARLLQHTPDYVAGLSIGAYPAAVIAGALDFADALKLVSLRGELMQNAYPQGYGMTAIIGPELSTVENLLAEIHSPETPVYLANINADNQTVIAGSDKAMKLVASRIKGNGIAKRLAVSVPSHCALLEQPAQALAQAFVPLKAPRITYLSSTRARPIHNPEQLRDDLAFNMCRIVDWRGTVQSAYERGVRLQIELPPGAVLTGLSRRVFEQGTVIACEGARLDTLQALLQEEERRHR from the coding sequence ATGAGCAGCCTTCTTGTCTTCCCCGGCCAGGGCGCCCAACGCCCCGGCATGCTCCAGGCGTTGCCGGCCGATGTGTTGGAACACGCCAGCGAAGCCTTGGGTGAAGACGTTCGTGCATTGGATTCGGCGCACGCCCTGGCGAGTACCCGCGCCGTGCAGCTTTGCCTGCTGATCGCCGGCGTGGCCTACGCCCGCTTGCTGCAGCACACGCCGGATTACGTCGCAGGGCTGTCCATCGGTGCTTACCCGGCAGCGGTGATTGCCGGTGCGCTGGATTTCGCCGACGCCCTCAAACTGGTCAGCCTGCGCGGCGAGCTGATGCAAAACGCTTATCCACAGGGCTACGGCATGACCGCGATCATCGGCCCGGAGTTATCCACCGTCGAAAACCTGCTGGCCGAGATCCACAGCCCCGAAACTCCGGTGTACCTGGCCAATATCAACGCCGACAACCAGACGGTGATCGCCGGCAGCGACAAAGCCATGAAGCTTGTCGCCAGTCGCATCAAAGGCAACGGCATCGCCAAGCGCCTGGCCGTCAGCGTGCCGTCTCATTGCGCATTGCTGGAGCAGCCAGCCCAGGCTTTGGCACAAGCCTTCGTGCCGCTCAAGGCGCCGCGCATCACCTACCTGAGCAGCACCCGTGCGCGGCCGATCCACAACCCCGAGCAACTGCGCGACGACCTGGCCTTCAATATGTGTCGCATCGTCGACTGGCGCGGCACCGTGCAAAGCGCCTACGAGCGCGGCGTGCGCCTGCAAATCGAACTGCCTCCGGGCGCGGTGCTCACCGGCCTGTCGCGCCGGGTGTTTGAACAAGGCACGGTGATCGCCTGCGAAGGCGCGCGCCTGGACACTTTGCAGGCCCTGCTGCAAGAGGAGGAACGCCGCCATCGATAA
- a CDS encoding malonate decarboxylase holo-ACP synthase — MVNAHDLLWGMTPAHLPADAPAWAVEAVGTVVVRRATVTPGWVAIGVRGRLREQRFAAEMPIAAVQRRVTPEALRDVASTRDLPALQALEQLRPVLTPLNWGITGSAGFELATGIEALHAQSDLDLILRTPEPLDRNDARDLLAALDKAACAVDMQLQTPFGAIALREWAGPSRRVLLKTVSGAHLVLDPWQAVA; from the coding sequence ATGGTGAACGCCCACGACTTGCTCTGGGGCATGACCCCGGCGCATCTGCCTGCTGACGCTCCGGCGTGGGCGGTGGAGGCAGTAGGCACGGTGGTGGTGCGTCGCGCCACTGTCACGCCGGGCTGGGTCGCGATAGGCGTGCGCGGGCGTTTGCGCGAGCAGCGGTTTGCCGCCGAAATGCCGATTGCCGCGGTGCAGCGGCGAGTAACGCCGGAAGCGCTGCGTGACGTTGCCTCGACACGGGACTTACCGGCCTTGCAGGCGCTCGAACAGTTGCGGCCAGTGCTGACGCCCTTGAATTGGGGCATCACCGGCAGCGCGGGTTTTGAGCTGGCCACGGGCATTGAAGCGCTGCATGCCCAGAGCGATCTGGACCTGATTCTGCGCACGCCCGAGCCGCTGGATCGCAACGATGCACGCGACTTGCTGGCAGCCTTGGACAAAGCCGCGTGCGCTGTGGATATGCAACTGCAAACACCTTTCGGCGCTATCGCCCTGCGCGAATGGGCCGGTCCATCGCGGCGGGTGCTGTTGAAAACGGTCAGCGGTGCGCACCTCGTCCTCGACCCTTGGCAGGCCGTAGCATGA
- the mdcE gene encoding biotin-independent malonate decarboxylase subunit gamma → MRGLQWFNALSAGATAVEGLPNSLKVADGVLGEQPVRYIAVVTDAQNRFPRARNGEVGLLEGWGLAKAVDEAIARGDKRPIIAIVDVPSQAYGRREEALGIHQALAAAADSYARARLAGHPVIALLVGKAMSGAFLAHGYQANRLIALRDPGVMVHAMGKASAARVTLRSVEELEALAASVPPMAYDIDSYASLGLLWETLSVSQIEQPTPEDVARVSDCLVSAIKDIGSTDLSGRLGATNRAASSHVRQLLREQW, encoded by the coding sequence ATGAGAGGTTTGCAGTGGTTCAACGCATTGAGCGCCGGAGCGACGGCCGTTGAGGGTTTGCCCAACTCGCTGAAAGTCGCCGATGGTGTGCTGGGTGAGCAGCCTGTGCGCTATATCGCTGTGGTCACCGACGCGCAAAACCGCTTCCCCCGCGCACGCAACGGCGAAGTGGGCCTGCTGGAAGGCTGGGGTCTGGCGAAGGCCGTCGATGAAGCCATCGCCCGAGGCGATAAACGCCCGATCATCGCCATCGTCGATGTACCGAGCCAAGCCTATGGCCGGCGCGAAGAAGCCCTTGGCATCCACCAGGCCTTGGCCGCCGCCGCCGACAGCTATGCCCGTGCGCGTCTGGCGGGGCACCCGGTGATTGCGCTGTTGGTCGGTAAGGCCATGTCCGGTGCGTTTCTCGCTCATGGGTACCAAGCCAATCGCCTGATTGCCCTGCGCGATCCCGGTGTGATGGTGCACGCCATGGGCAAGGCCTCGGCCGCGCGCGTGACGCTGCGCAGCGTTGAAGAGTTGGAAGCCCTGGCCGCCAGCGTGCCGCCCATGGCCTACGACATCGACAGTTACGCCAGCCTGGGGTTGCTGTGGGAAACCTTGTCGGTCAGCCAGATTGAACAGCCCACGCCGGAGGATGTGGCGCGGGTCAGCGATTGCCTGGTGAGTGCGATCAAGGATATTGGCAGCACCGACTTGAGCGGCCGCCTGGGTGCGACCAACCGCGCCGCATCCAGCCACGTACGCCAACTGCTGCGGGAACAATGGTGA
- a CDS encoding biotin-independent malonate decarboxylase subunit beta: MTDLLAKHSFVELGARQRAKALLDAGSYRELIDPFQRVMSPWLSRQGVVPQADDGVVIAKGSIDGKPVVIAAIEGNFQGGSLGEVGGAKIAGALELAAEDNRKGVPTRAVLLLETGGVRLQEANLGLAAIADIHAAIVDLRQHQPVIGVVAGSVGCFGGMSIAAGLCSYLVVTREARLGLNGPQVIEQEAGLEEYDSRDRPFIWSLTGGEQRFNSGLADRYVADDVAEIQQTVSALLQQGLPTQQRSHQAAYYLARLAELDATAQIDPATVRELYQGERS, from the coding sequence ATGACTGACTTACTCGCCAAACACAGCTTCGTTGAGCTGGGCGCTCGGCAGCGGGCCAAGGCGTTGCTGGACGCCGGCTCCTACCGCGAATTGATCGACCCGTTCCAGCGCGTCATGTCGCCGTGGCTCAGCCGCCAAGGCGTGGTGCCACAGGCCGATGACGGTGTGGTGATCGCCAAGGGCAGCATCGACGGCAAACCTGTCGTCATTGCCGCCATCGAAGGCAACTTCCAGGGTGGCAGTCTCGGCGAAGTGGGCGGCGCAAAAATCGCTGGCGCCTTGGAACTGGCCGCCGAAGACAACCGTAAGGGCGTCCCGACCCGCGCGGTGCTGCTGCTGGAAACCGGGGGTGTGCGCCTGCAGGAAGCCAACCTGGGCCTGGCCGCCATTGCCGATATCCACGCGGCGATTGTCGACCTGCGCCAACACCAGCCGGTGATCGGCGTGGTGGCGGGCAGTGTCGGTTGCTTTGGCGGCATGTCCATTGCGGCTGGATTGTGCAGTTACCTTGTTGTCACCCGCGAAGCACGCCTGGGTTTGAATGGCCCGCAAGTCATCGAACAGGAAGCGGGGCTTGAGGAGTACGACTCCCGCGATCGGCCTTTCATCTGGAGCCTGACCGGCGGTGAGCAACGCTTCAACAGCGGCTTGGCCGATCGCTATGTCGCTGACGATGTGGCCGAGATTCAACAGACCGTCAGCGCATTACTACAACAAGGCCTGCCCACCCAACAACGCAGCCACCAGGCCGCGTACTACCTGGCGCGCTTGGCCGAACTGGACGCTACGGCGCAGATCGACCCGGCGACAGTGCGCGAGCTGTATCAAGGAGAACGCTCATGA
- a CDS encoding malonate decarboxylase subunit delta: METLSFEFPAGQPPKGRTLVGCVGSGDLEVLLEPGTPGTLTIQVQTSVNGAEQRWQHLFERIFQEQTPPALNIDIHDFGATPGVVRLRLEQGFEEIDHD; this comes from the coding sequence ATGGAAACCTTATCCTTTGAATTCCCTGCCGGGCAGCCGCCAAAAGGCCGTACGCTGGTGGGTTGCGTCGGCTCGGGCGATCTGGAGGTGCTGCTGGAACCGGGCACGCCGGGCACGCTGACCATCCAGGTGCAAACCTCGGTGAATGGCGCCGAACAACGCTGGCAGCATCTGTTCGAGCGCATCTTCCAGGAGCAGACGCCACCGGCGTTGAACATTGATATCCACGATTTCGGTGCCACCCCCGGCGTGGTGCGTTTGCGCCTGGAGCAGGGTTTCGAGGAGATCGACCATGACTGA